In a single window of the Renibacterium salmoninarum ATCC 33209 genome:
- a CDS encoding glutamate ABC transporter substrate-binding protein, with translation MSACGGGSTPGSSEGGSEAAYKVADNVSLSGSPTFDKIKSNGKITIGVKEDQPGLGFKDPATGEYSGFDIEIARWMAASLGLSADKIQFQAIASSNREQALANGQVDLYVGTYSITDKRKALVDFAGPYFVTGQGLLVKKDNTSINSEKDLAGKTVCSATGSTPIQNIKAKFPDTKTTEFDLYSKCVEQVKNGSADALTTDQAILLGYAAQDPDNLKVVGPPFTTEKYGIGVKKGDTALRTFLNDTLTKGKDVWTKIYDSTLGKSGTKVDQPAVENY, from the coding sequence ATGAGCGCTTGTGGTGGCGGTAGCACCCCCGGCAGTTCCGAGGGTGGTTCCGAGGCCGCATACAAGGTCGCGGACAACGTCTCCCTCTCCGGCAGCCCGACCTTTGACAAGATTAAGTCAAACGGCAAAATCACCATTGGGGTAAAGGAAGATCAGCCTGGTCTGGGCTTCAAAGATCCCGCAACCGGTGAATACTCCGGTTTCGACATTGAAATTGCCCGTTGGATGGCCGCTTCGCTGGGCTTGAGCGCGGATAAGATCCAGTTCCAAGCCATTGCCTCATCGAACCGAGAGCAGGCGCTCGCAAACGGTCAGGTTGACTTGTACGTGGGCACCTACTCGATTACAGACAAGCGCAAAGCCCTTGTTGACTTCGCTGGCCCGTACTTCGTTACCGGTCAGGGCCTACTGGTGAAGAAGGACAACACTTCGATCAACTCCGAAAAAGACTTGGCTGGCAAAACGGTCTGCTCGGCGACCGGATCGACACCGATCCAGAACATCAAGGCGAAGTTCCCGGATACTAAAACTACCGAATTCGATCTGTACTCAAAGTGCGTAGAACAAGTTAAGAACGGTTCAGCTGATGCGTTGACCACCGATCAGGCGATCCTGCTCGGCTACGCCGCCCAGGATCCGGACAATTTGAAGGTTGTTGGGCCGCCGTTTACTACGGAGAAGTACGGCATTGGCGTCAAAAAGGGTGATACCGCGCTGCGGACCTTCCTCAATGACACTCTGACCAAGGGCAAAGACGTCTGGACCAAAATCTACGACAGTACCTTGGGCAAATCGGGCACCAAGGTTGACCAGCCCGCCGTCGAAAACTACTAA
- a CDS encoding amino acid ABC transporter ATP-binding protein, translated as MSSKNAESLVEVKAVNKHYGALHVLQNINLNVAKGEVVVVIGPSGSGKSTLCRTINRLETIDDGEIRVDGKLLPQEGKELAHLRAEVGMVFQAFNLFAHKTILENVTLGPIKVKGLSKTEAEKDAMALLERVGVAQQAAKLPAQLSGGQQQRVAIARALAMKPKVMLFDEPTSALDPEMINEVLDVMVGLAKDGMTMVVVTHEMGFARNAADRVVFMADGQIIEDATPEEFFTHPKSDRAKDFLSKILTH; from the coding sequence ATGAGTAGTAAAAATGCTGAATCGCTGGTGGAAGTCAAGGCGGTGAACAAGCATTACGGAGCACTTCACGTGCTGCAAAACATCAATTTGAACGTCGCTAAGGGCGAGGTCGTCGTAGTCATCGGACCGTCCGGTTCGGGTAAGTCAACCTTGTGCCGGACGATCAACCGGTTGGAAACCATTGACGACGGCGAAATTCGGGTCGATGGAAAGCTATTGCCGCAAGAAGGTAAAGAGTTGGCACATTTGCGTGCAGAGGTCGGCATGGTCTTCCAGGCCTTCAACCTCTTTGCGCACAAAACAATTCTGGAAAACGTCACGTTAGGCCCGATCAAAGTCAAAGGTCTTTCAAAGACTGAGGCTGAAAAGGACGCGATGGCTTTGCTCGAAAGGGTGGGGGTCGCCCAGCAGGCAGCGAAGTTACCGGCGCAGCTCTCCGGCGGTCAGCAGCAACGCGTTGCGATCGCTCGAGCTCTAGCGATGAAACCCAAGGTGATGCTTTTTGACGAGCCCACCTCGGCCTTGGACCCGGAAATGATCAATGAGGTCTTGGACGTCATGGTCGGTTTGGCAAAGGACGGCATGACCATGGTCGTGGTGACTCACGAGATGGGCTTCGCGCGCAACGCAGCAGACCGCGTGGTTTTCATGGCCGACGGTCAGATTATTGAAGATGCCACGCCAGAAGAGTTCTTCACGCACCCTAAGAGTGACCGGGCTAAGGACTTCCTGTCCAAGATTCTGACGCACTGA
- a CDS encoding TIGR00730 family Rossman fold protein, producing the protein MSSPTEKKTEVPSRHRGPVELRRSLAQGSTADQHLLDTRSPSEFTSTDPWLVLRIQAEFVEGFGALADVGPAVSVFGSARTKPGTDFYETGVEVGRKLAQSGFAVITGGGPGSMEAANRGAVEGKGLSIGLGLELPFEQGMNQWVDLGANFRYFFARKTMFVKYAQGFIVLPGGLGTLDELFEAMVLVQTHKVTSFPIVLIGTKFWGPMVEWIRETLVADGLVSPKDLNIISVVDSAEEAVATVIAAIRGDEESSETIDQ; encoded by the coding sequence ATGAGTTCGCCGACTGAGAAAAAGACTGAAGTTCCGTCCAGGCATCGTGGACCGGTGGAACTTCGCCGGAGTCTTGCCCAAGGATCCACTGCGGATCAGCATTTGTTGGATACCCGATCGCCGTCGGAATTCACCAGCACTGATCCTTGGCTTGTACTTCGAATCCAAGCTGAATTCGTTGAAGGCTTTGGCGCCTTGGCCGACGTCGGGCCCGCCGTGAGTGTCTTTGGTTCCGCACGCACTAAACCGGGTACCGATTTTTATGAGACCGGAGTCGAAGTAGGTCGCAAACTTGCGCAGTCTGGATTCGCGGTGATTACCGGTGGTGGCCCGGGCTCAATGGAAGCGGCGAATAGGGGCGCTGTTGAAGGCAAGGGATTGTCGATTGGCCTTGGCCTTGAGCTGCCCTTCGAGCAAGGGATGAACCAATGGGTTGATCTAGGGGCCAACTTCCGATACTTTTTCGCGCGAAAGACGATGTTCGTCAAGTACGCGCAAGGATTCATCGTGCTTCCGGGCGGGCTGGGCACCTTGGATGAACTGTTCGAAGCCATGGTTCTGGTGCAAACTCACAAAGTGACCTCGTTCCCCATCGTGCTGATTGGCACGAAGTTCTGGGGCCCGATGGTGGAGTGGATTCGCGAGACGCTCGTGGCCGACGGTTTGGTCTCGCCCAAAGACCTCAACATCATTTCAGTTGTTGATAGTGCCGAAGAAGCGGTTGCTACCGTAATCGCCGCGATCCGCGGTGACGAAGAGTCATCTGAAACAATAGACCAGTGA
- a CDS encoding DivIVA domain-containing protein, with product MSYFLIFLAVILAGAVALFLVGLRRRETRASSGRSELVNDLLDDGLAAPVSNLPPVLLPDAATASDVEKVRFSLGLRGYRMDQVDQVLDQLGAELDQKDQRINVLENQLNPVAQTVPEPSFIDEAIFQRPRHKAAEDLEGKGSAG from the coding sequence GTGAGTTATTTCCTCATTTTTCTTGCCGTGATCCTGGCCGGCGCAGTCGCACTTTTCTTAGTGGGGCTCCGCCGCCGTGAGACGCGCGCCTCGAGTGGCCGCTCGGAGCTGGTCAATGACTTGCTCGACGACGGTCTGGCGGCGCCCGTATCCAACCTGCCGCCAGTGCTCCTGCCGGACGCTGCGACGGCGTCCGACGTCGAAAAGGTGCGCTTCTCGCTTGGCCTGCGCGGTTACCGGATGGATCAGGTGGACCAAGTCTTAGACCAGCTGGGGGCTGAACTAGACCAGAAGGACCAACGGATTAACGTGCTGGAAAACCAGCTGAATCCGGTTGCTCAGACGGTACCTGAGCCGTCATTCATTGATGAGGCAATTTTTCAACGACCTCGACACAAGGCAGCCGAAGACCTTGAGGGCAAAGGATCTGCAGGATGA
- a CDS encoding DNA-3-methyladenine glycosylase I — translation MSELIVGNDGKARCNWFGMLGDELYERYHDQEWGRPVSGEINLFERLSLEAFQSGLSWLTILRKREAFRAAFAGFDPEKIAKFNETDVQRLMADAGIVRNGAKIKAVINNAQAMLVLPADTTLQSLLEEHRPGPRAKGEPIPASTLESAALAKTLKKHGFRFVGPTTAYAMMQAVGLVNDHQPGCWVAHEL, via the coding sequence ATGAGTGAATTGATCGTTGGCAATGACGGTAAAGCGCGTTGCAATTGGTTTGGCATGCTTGGCGATGAACTTTACGAGCGGTACCACGACCAAGAGTGGGGCCGCCCAGTCAGCGGCGAAATCAACCTCTTTGAACGACTGAGCCTGGAAGCATTTCAGTCTGGGCTCAGCTGGCTGACCATCTTGCGCAAACGTGAAGCCTTTCGGGCAGCATTTGCCGGCTTTGATCCGGAAAAAATCGCAAAGTTCAATGAGACCGATGTGCAAAGGCTCATGGCAGACGCCGGCATTGTCCGTAACGGTGCCAAAATCAAAGCAGTCATCAACAATGCTCAGGCAATGCTGGTGCTGCCGGCGGACACCACGCTGCAGTCTTTGCTGGAAGAGCATCGTCCGGGCCCGCGAGCTAAGGGTGAACCAATTCCGGCTTCAACGTTGGAGTCAGCAGCGTTGGCGAAGACGCTCAAAAAGCACGGATTCCGGTTTGTGGGCCCGACTACCGCCTACGCGATGATGCAAGCGGTCGGATTAGTCAACGACCATCAGCCTGGCTGCTGGGTTGCCCATGAGCTCTAG
- a CDS encoding DUF3117 domain-containing protein — MAAMKPRTGDGPMEVTKEGRSLIMRVPLEGGGRLVVELNLDEATRLKDCLLGVTGQS, encoded by the coding sequence ATGGCGGCTATGAAGCCCAGAACCGGTGACGGTCCAATGGAGGTCACGAAGGAAGGGCGCAGCCTGATTATGCGTGTTCCGCTTGAAGGCGGCGGACGGCTAGTGGTCGAACTTAATCTCGACGAAGCAACTCGTCTTAAGGATTGCCTTCTTGGTGTGACCGGACAAAGCTAG
- a CDS encoding O-methyltransferase: MSTDKTTSWSYTEGLPVEDERLLRARERSHELGSPTVTPATGALLSVLAASSKAQTAVEIGAGAGVSGVYLLRGLPTAAVLTSIDGDVETLKAAREAFSEAGFPANRTRTISGRAADVLPRLTDAAYDLVFVNADKASYPIYVDQAVRLLKAGGLLIVNDALDKDRVAEPAVREASTVVLREVGKNIRDDERLVSTLLPTGDGVLLAVKR; this comes from the coding sequence ATGAGCACGGACAAAACCACAAGTTGGTCGTATACCGAAGGCCTCCCGGTGGAGGACGAAAGATTGCTGCGCGCCAGAGAGCGTTCACATGAGCTGGGATCCCCCACGGTCACGCCCGCAACCGGAGCGCTTCTGAGCGTTTTGGCCGCCTCTTCGAAGGCTCAGACCGCCGTCGAGATCGGCGCCGGTGCCGGCGTCTCAGGCGTCTACCTCTTGCGAGGCTTGCCTACGGCAGCTGTTTTGACCAGCATCGATGGCGATGTTGAAACCCTCAAAGCCGCCCGCGAAGCCTTCAGCGAAGCAGGATTTCCGGCGAACCGGACCCGGACCATTAGCGGTCGCGCCGCCGATGTGCTGCCTCGATTGACTGACGCGGCCTACGATCTGGTCTTCGTGAATGCTGATAAAGCCTCATACCCGATTTATGTTGACCAAGCAGTACGGCTACTCAAGGCTGGCGGCTTGCTGATTGTGAACGATGCACTCGACAAAGATCGGGTTGCCGAGCCCGCGGTCCGCGAGGCCAGCACAGTGGTGCTCCGAGAAGTAGGAAAAAACATTCGTGATGACGAACGGTTAGTTTCGACATTGTTACCCACTGGGGACGGCGTATTACTCGCAGTTAAGCGCTAG